CATACCGTGTGCGAAGAAGCATCTTGTCCAAATATCAGCGAATGCTTTACCAAGGGTACGGCCACATTCATGATCATGGGCGATATTTGTACCCGCCGTTGCCCGTTCTGCGACGTTGGCCATGGCCGCCCCAATATGTTGGATCCTGACGAGCCTAAACACTTGGCCGAATCCGTCAAATCCATGAACCTGCGCTATGTCGTGATCACTTCCGTCGACCGCGACGACCTGCGTGATGGTGGCGCACAACATTTTGCCGACTGCATTAAAGCCATCCGCGAAACCAGCCCGAATACCAAAATCGAAATCCTTGTTCCCGATTTCCGCGGCCGTCTGGACATCGCACTGGAAATCTTGGCAGAAACACCACCCGACGTGATGAACCACAACTTGGAAACCCATCCAAGCCTGTATAAAAAAGCCCGTCCGGGTGCCAACTACCAACACTCCCTCGAGCTTCTGCGCCGCTACAAAGAAATGATGCCCCATATCCCGACCAAGTCCGGCATCATGGTCGGCTTGGGTGAAACAGACGAGGACGTGCGCGAAATCATGCGCGATATGCGTGCCAACAATATCGAGATGATTACTATCGGCCAATATCTGCAACCTTCAGACGGCCACTTGCCCGTCTTGCGCTATGTAACGCCCGACCAATTCAAAGTTTTTGAAAAAGAAGCATACGAATTAGGCTTTACCAATGCCGCCATCGGCGCAATGGTTCGCTCCAGCTACCACGCAGACGAACAAGCAGCAGAAGCTTTGCGTGAAACCCACGGCGGGTGTAGCCACCACTAAACAACAGGAAAAATCATAATGAAAAAAATGATTGTTATTTTTTTAGGCTTGCTAAGCTTTAATGCTTATTCCTATGATGCCACAAGAGGCGCCCTGCAAAACGACCCTACCTTGTGTCAATATGGTTACAATCCAAATTGCGGTTCTAAAAATAGATCTGCGCCCCCTATAGAAATCATTTATCATAATATTAATATTGAAGTTCCACCCTTATTTGCAGCTTTTGCTTTAAGTTCACAAACAGGATATTTTGCAGTAGCTACAAATCAAGGATCTTTGGAGATGGCACAAGAGAAAGCAATTGAAGAGTGTCAAAAAGGAAGCCAAAATACTCCTTGTGAAGTGCTTAAGTGGGTCAAGAATAGTTGTCTCTCAGCTGCAAAAGGAAGGCTAAAAAGGAATTATATTGTATTTACAGGTGGAGGCCTTCCGGGAAATGCAGAAAAAATAGCTTTGCTAAATTGTATGAAAAAAGGGGCAAAAGAATGCAGAATCATTGTTCCCGAAACATGCTCGATTAGTTAAATAGAATATTATGATTCCCTAACAGTAAAAAATATATTACGTATTCTAAAATAATCAATAAGTTAGTTCGAAATTTATTAGTATATAATTAAAAGGCCGTCTGCAGCAGTTTTCAGACGGCTTGATACCTTTGCAAAATTCCCCAAAATCCCCTAAATTCCCACAAAGGCATTTAGGGGATTTCTCATGAGCACTTTCTTCCAGTAAACCGCACAAGCCGAGACCTTTGCAAAAAAGTGTGTCCACAAAACAATAATTTCCTATCAAAGGCTTCTTAAAAATGCCTTCCCCCGACAATAAAGAAATGTCCAAAATGATTAATATGTTGATTCACTAATTTATTCGTGTAAAATAAAAAGCCATCTGCACCAGTCTTCGGACTATCTTCTCTATTCCAATAGGACTATCTAATGAAACCGATGACCGTATTATTGACTGCAGCCCTGCTTTCAATTTCCAGCATAAGTGCTTGTAGTAATTCGGAGAACAGTATGAGTATTCAACAAGAGACAGAAGCCAAATTTCATTTAAATCCTCAGCCTAAACAGGCATACCGCCTCAAAATTAAAATTAATGATGCTCCAGGCCCCTTAAAACTCATGGGAAAGATGGGTGTTGGCTATAAAGCTGAGGATTGCACATACATTATCAATAAAATTGAAGGAGCTCCCGCCCATCCTGAAAAAAATGTGCAGTTTGATATCCATCAAATCAATGAGTTTGAATATGAATCCATTATATATGCAGATGCTGTTTTAAATGAAGACTACTTTGGTAACGGAGTTTGTCACTGGAACCCTGAAGGATTTGGATTTTCACTATCAGCAACGGGGAAACCAGAAGAAACTAGATTTAATTTTAGCGATATATTGGAAAAACTACTGAATAAAAAATCACTGACACAATATTACTGGAAATGGACATATCCCTTTTCAAAAAAAGAAGATGGTACTCTTTATACTGATTCTGTTCATTATGGCATAGTGTCACCTGAACTGTATGATGCAGAAAAACACAAAGAAATGTTCAGTATTACTGTCTCTCTAGAGGAAATTCAGCCATGAGTACAATTACCAGACAACAATATGCCGATTTGGCTGTAGATGCTTATATCTCACGCTCCGTTACCAAAGGAAACGAAACTATTAAAATCGGAGGTAATGAATATAAAGTGGCTGCTGTATGGAATAATCCGAAAACTGGATATTATGGTGCTGTATATCAAGATGTCCGTACCAATGACTTTATCGCTGCTCATCGAGGAACCGAAATCAGCCTTAAGGATTTGAGTGATGGGTATACAGACTTAAAAATGGTTACCCGAAGTATGAATAATCAATCAGCCGATGCAGAAAAACTAACACGCATGGCTATTGCAAAAGCAGAAGAATTTCATAGTAAAAACCCATATTTACCCAAACCTTCTGTTACCCATACCGGACATTCACTCGGTGGGACACACGTTCAAATTCAAACATACCGCTTTGGTCATGAAGGAGTAACCTTTAATGCATATGGCGCTGTCCGTATGCATGGTGTACGACAGGGTAACGGTGATGTAACCAATTACGTTAAAGCTGCAGATGTCGTCTCTTCTGCTAATCCGCATTACGGCAAAGTTATCATTCTAGCCGAACAAGACGACCTTGCACCATTAAAAAAATCTGGCTATAACAATAAAAGCAATACGTCTGCTTACCATGCAGTGACTGCAGCAGTAAGATCATTTAAAACTCACTCATCTGATCATTTTGTGGGTAAAGATTCGATCCTTTCTGAACATAATTACACTCGCGCTCGCCAACTAGCTGAAGCAAATAAATTTATGATTTCAGACTATCGAGGTGATGTAGCTACCTCAAAAACTTTATTTGCTGCAGCCAGTTTTGCGAATGCCAATCTTTTCGAAAAAATGAAAATCTTGCGTAACATGACAGAAAAATACGATAGAGATCAGGAAAAGATTAAGGAGCTTATTAATAGTGCGCCTACTCCAAAATCTATATTCGATAGTCGGTCAATGCATCTTATGCAAGATAAGGGTAAACATCCTCATAGCGATAAAACTATTTATGCTGATGCAAATAAACTTGATCTTAGCAAACCTTTAGCTTCAAATGCTTCCTCTAAAGAATTCCGTGAATACGGTTTTGCAGCATTATTAGCAGACGACAAAACAATGCAACATTCGCTAGACAGTCTACTTGCTTCCAATATTAATCGAGGTTTACAACAAAATACAGAAAAAATGCTTCAGGAACAGGAAAATATGAGATTGGCTGAAGAGCAATCAAGGGCTTCAGGTATATTTCGAAGCTAAGGAAAGCATATGGATCTGGACCAAAAAATTGATCATCTGACTGATAATATCATTGCTTTAGCTGGACAAACGGAAAAGCGGGCAAAAAATGCTGAACTATTAATTTCACAAGCATTCGAAGAATTGAATATAGCGACTACCGATTTGAACCGCTCAGTAGATACTATTAAGCAAACTGCAGCAGAAGAAGTACATCGTGGTATAAATCAGTCTGTAGATAAATTTACCGAAAGAATGGAGACAAGTGGAAGATGGTTGCTTGAAAATTCTCGTGAAATTGAAAAGCAGCAACAGCAATCAGCTAAAAATTTAAAATATTTGGTAATAGCATCAATCACTCTATTTGGCCTAACTGCCCTATTATGTTTAGGTACGATAGTTTATTCTATTCAATTAGCTAATACCCAAATAAAACGTATAGAATGGGTTGAGGAAATTAATAAAGCTATTGATAATGGTAAACTGGTGCGATGTGGAGAGGATGGAGGTATTTGCACCAAAATAAAAGGTAAGTCAATCCGATTGGATCAATAAGTCTATGCCTGAGCAAAAACTCTACCCAACAGCTGAGATCCAAATACAGGATTTCAGCTGTTTTGTTCCAAATCTCCCCTTTATTTCCCCTTTTCCTCCTTGAATATTCAATAATTGGACATTCGGATCACCTTCTAGGCTACTTAGTCCGAAAAATCAGTAGGCTATTTTTCAGACGGCCTTTATTTGGTCAAAATTACTATATAAGATTTTTTTAGATTTTCAAAAAATAAACCTTAGTCGGACTCTAAAGAAAACTAAAAATTCAATCCACCGATATTTATAACAAATTGAGAAAAAATAGGATTTATCCTTTTCCTCCTAATGGGTCTATGCTTAGTTGCAGCTGTCATTGCCTTTATCAGGCTTGCTGGATTCTACTCTAAGAAGCAGCTTGGAAAACAAGTTATTTTCTATGGTATATTACTATCTATATTCCTACATACCTTTATTTTTTTGAAGTACGTCCGCATAAAAGAATATTGGGCATTTGATCCACTATTTACACAAATGAATTATCTATTTTTTAAACCATTTGTGCTTCCACTAGTTATCGTGCCTCTTGAGTTTGAGAAACTGTCCAAATTAAGCAAAATCGTCCTATCCGGCGTGATATGCGGTACTGCTTTTTACTACTTGGCGTTCCCACCTTTCATGACATTACTGTATTTCATTATTGCTGTGGCTTTGGCTTTTTCAAAAACTCAATATGCTCAATTTTTAAATAAAATTATTTTGATAAGCATTATATCTTCATTGATACTGTCGTTCATTACCATGCCGTTACTTGAAAACATATTAGAAGCCTTAGGTACCAGACGATATTATTAAAAACAAACCATAAATTTCAAAATTGCATAATTTGAAATTCAGTAACTTAGATCTCAATTAATCTATTAATAACTATACATTTGTTCGTATCCAGGCCGTCTGAAATATAATGATTGAGCCAATCTTAAGTAATACAAAAAAGCGGCTAAACAGGATAAACACTGTTTGCCGCTTTTTTGATTTATTTCTTTATTTTACTTCTTCAACAATTTTGCCGCTTCAATCGCATAGTAAGTCAAAATGCCATCAGCGCCGGCGCGTTTGAATGCCAATAGGCTTTCCAAAATGGTTTTCTCACCATCCAGCCAACCGTTTTGAATGGCAGCCTGAAGCATGGCATATTCGCCGGAAACTTGATAGGCATAAGTCGGTACGCCGAACTCGTCTTTAACTCGACGAACGACATCCAGATACGGCAGACCCGGTTTTACCATTACCATGTCTGCGCCCTCTTGAATATCCAATGCTACTTCGTGCAAGGCTTCGTTAGTGTTTGCAGGATCCATTTGGTAGGTTTTCTTGTCTGCCTTACCCAAATTACCGGAGCTGCCAACAGCATCGCGGAACGGGCCATAGAACGCTGAAGCATATTTTGCCGAATACGCCATAATGCGCGTATGGATATGTCCAGCATCTTCTAAGGCTTCACGGATGGCAAGAATACGTCCGTCCATCATGTCTGATGGGGCAATGACTTGTGCGCCTGCATCAGCATGACACAAAGCCTGTTTTACCAAAACTTCAATGGTTTCATCGTTGAGGACATAGCCATTTTGATCGGTTAAACCGTCTTGGCCGTGAATGGTATAGGGGTCCAAGGCAACGTCGGTCATGATACCCAGCTCTGGGAATTTCTCACGCAGGGTTCGTACTACTGTCGGCACCAAGCCTTCAGGGTTATAAGCCTCCTCCGCAAACTCGGTTTTGTTTTGCGTTACCACAGGAAACAAAGCCAGCATAGGAATACCGAGCTTCAGTGCTTCTTCAGCGGTAAACAATAATTTGTCCAAACTTTGGCGTTTGACACCCGGCATGGATGGGACCACCTCTTCCTGATTCTGGCCTTCCAATACAAAAACCGGATAGATTAAATCATCTGCCGTCAAAGTATGCTCGCGCATCAGACGACGTGAAAAATCGTCTTTACGCATACGGCGCATACGGGTGTTTGAGACATAACGCGGAGGGAAATTCATAACAATTGCCTTTCAATAATGAAGTCTTAAAATCAGTCTTCGACTTGACGCATGGCCTTAACCGAACGCTTGATTTCGCTGAGCGTATCGGTTTTATAACCGCTACGTTCCTGTTCGGTCATGCCGTTTTGATCCAATTGGGCGATGTTTTTCAATGCCTCGGCATACTGGCCGTCTGAAAGTTTTTCCTGTTTGATGTGCCAACGGTTTTTCACTTCGGAAGCCGTCCATAAGCCTACTTTGTTGTAGTAGAACAAAATGCTTGCCACCAACGTTTTCATATCGCTGTCAGGCTTGGCACTGCCGATACTGCGGCCGATACGGTTGTTACGTTGATCGACTGCCTGGTCGGCAAGGTAACGGCTGAAGTAGTCGTCTTTACCTTCTCGCAACTCCATATCCGTCAGGCGCGCATTACCTGCTTTTTCGGCAATAATGCTGTCGAATTTAGAAGCAATCGCTGCCTGCCATAATGCTTGGCGTACGGCATTGACCTGTGTTCCCCTGCTGTCGCCGTTTGCTTTGTCGTCCAAACCTGAACGCTCGGCAAAGCGTGTGGCATTGCTGGTCATATTGATTAAACCTTCGTCTTCCATGCCGATAACTTGGGCGGCTACGGGATGGTTAAGCGCGAATTGAGCCATTTTGCTGCGGCGGCTTTGATCTTCCTGATACGATTGACAGCCGGACAATACCAGCATGCCGAGAACGGCGCATTGAATGTGTTTTTTAATATGTTTCATGATGTAACTATCGATATTATTGTGTGAGTTCAACTTCTTTGTTTAACATAGAAACGCCCGTAAGCGCAAATTAATTTCCATACGGACAAATCGGCGCATGAATGGCTATTTTATAATAAAAATAAGGCCGTCTGAAAACTTTCAGACGGCCTGAGTATTTTTAACCCAGTAAGCTGCGAATCTGCGGCCAGTAAAACAGGCAGGCTATCGAGCAAATAGCAATGCTAATACCGGCTGCATTAATGCTGCTGATTTTTTCCTTAAATATTGCCGCACCAATCAGCGTACCCAAAACAATCACACCAATATTCATACCCGCAAACACCAAAGTCGGATTATCCTTCATGATTTGGTGTGCAGAAATGTAGGTAACAATATTCAAAAAGTTCAGACAGCCCAAAATCATACCGCCTACTATGCCCTCTTTGGTCCATTTGCTTCCTTTGGCAAACAGGTAGCCAAACATCAAGATGCCGGCCAAACAAAACGCCACCAGCAAATTGCCGGCAAACGCGGTACCGCTTTTTGCCACTTGTTTGAATAAAATATCGATGACGCCGTAGCCGCACCAAACGCCCAAAAGCAGCATCACTTGCGTACTGAGACCGCCGGATTTCTTACCGCCATCGCTTTTCCAAAGTAAGAAAAACAATGCTGTAAATGCCAATACCAAACCAATCAGACGGCCTTCGGTCAGTTGTTCATGAAAAAGCGTGAATGAAGCGATAATGGGCAAAAATAGCGATAAGCGCTGTGCCGCGTCCGATTTGACGATACCTGCCGCATCAACGGATTTGCCCATAATAACAAACACGCTTGGCAACAAGATACCCAAAGCCGCAAAGAGCCACCAAGTCGGTAAAAACACCTGCGGATTGCTCAAATCGGGCTTTAACACCAGCATGGTCAAAGTAACGGCAACGATATAGTTCACCGCTACCGCCTGCTCAATATTGATTTTTTGCTTGCGCGCCACTTTCAGCAATACGGAAACCAACACGCTGCAAACGATACTTGCCAATAAATATGCCATGCTTTAGAACCATCCTTGAGTAGGAACAGGCTTATCTTCATTCAGTTTAATCAGTCCGACGACTACTCGATAAATGAGCCAAATACCGGTTGCCACCAAAATCAGCCAACCGATTAAGATAAGTATGGTCAGCATCCCTAAAACCATACCAATCAAAGACACCCAAAATGTCTTAATCAGATAATCAATATGGCTGGCGTAAATGCTGCCTTGCGCTTCATCGCGTTTGATAAACGCCAAAATCACACCGACGACGGGTGTAAACCAAATAAACAAGCCCAACGCATATGTGACATAGGCAATAAAAACATAGTTTTTTACTTCGGATTTGGACGTACTGACCACATTGCCCCCCATATTATTGTTCCCTGTATTATAGTTTGCCGTATGATTGGCAGCCGTATCATTGAAACTGTTGTCTTTGACTTCCTGGCGCTCGTACTGCATAGCCGCATCATAAGCCAAACGTTTTTCCGGATGAGACAATACTTCAAACGCCTGTCCGATGGCTTTGAAACGCTCCGCATCTTTCTGAATATCCGGATTGGCAACCAATTTGCCGTAAGCTTCGCGGATAACGTTGATATCCGCATCCTGAGATACACCCAAGATTTCGTATAAATTTAATTGTTCCATCTGTATTCCTATCCTTTATGAATCGACTGCAACATGAACATCTTGCGGATTGAGCGTCCGCAGGTTTTCAGGTTTCATGCCCACAATAAACCCACGTTTGCCGCCATTGATAAAAATCTCGTCCAA
Above is a genomic segment from Neisseria subflava containing:
- the lipA gene encoding lipoyl synthase, encoding MSEEVKNDPKRGIKLKGADKTARIPIKVVPLEQKLKKPEWIRAKLPGKKFFEIKNILREQKMHTVCEEASCPNISECFTKGTATFMIMGDICTRRCPFCDVGHGRPNMLDPDEPKHLAESVKSMNLRYVVITSVDRDDLRDGGAQHFADCIKAIRETSPNTKIEILVPDFRGRLDIALEILAETPPDVMNHNLETHPSLYKKARPGANYQHSLELLRRYKEMMPHIPTKSGIMVGLGETDEDVREIMRDMRANNIEMITIGQYLQPSDGHLPVLRYVTPDQFKVFEKEAYELGFTNAAIGAMVRSSYHADEQAAEALRETHGGCSHH
- a CDS encoding DUF4189 domain-containing protein, which translates into the protein MKKMIVIFLGLLSFNAYSYDATRGALQNDPTLCQYGYNPNCGSKNRSAPPIEIIYHNINIEVPPLFAAFALSSQTGYFAVATNQGSLEMAQEKAIEECQKGSQNTPCEVLKWVKNSCLSAAKGRLKRNYIVFTGGGLPGNAEKIALLNCMKKGAKECRIIVPETCSIS
- a CDS encoding lipase; this translates as MSTITRQQYADLAVDAYISRSVTKGNETIKIGGNEYKVAAVWNNPKTGYYGAVYQDVRTNDFIAAHRGTEISLKDLSDGYTDLKMVTRSMNNQSADAEKLTRMAIAKAEEFHSKNPYLPKPSVTHTGHSLGGTHVQIQTYRFGHEGVTFNAYGAVRMHGVRQGNGDVTNYVKAADVVSSANPHYGKVIILAEQDDLAPLKKSGYNNKSNTSAYHAVTAAVRSFKTHSSDHFVGKDSILSEHNYTRARQLAEANKFMISDYRGDVATSKTLFAAASFANANLFEKMKILRNMTEKYDRDQEKIKELINSAPTPKSIFDSRSMHLMQDKGKHPHSDKTIYADANKLDLSKPLASNASSKEFREYGFAALLADDKTMQHSLDSLLASNINRGLQQNTEKMLQEQENMRLAEEQSRASGIFRS
- the hemB gene encoding porphobilinogen synthase, translated to MNFPPRYVSNTRMRRMRKDDFSRRLMREHTLTADDLIYPVFVLEGQNQEEVVPSMPGVKRQSLDKLLFTAEEALKLGIPMLALFPVVTQNKTEFAEEAYNPEGLVPTVVRTLREKFPELGIMTDVALDPYTIHGQDGLTDQNGYVLNDETIEVLVKQALCHADAGAQVIAPSDMMDGRILAIREALEDAGHIHTRIMAYSAKYASAFYGPFRDAVGSSGNLGKADKKTYQMDPANTNEALHEVALDIQEGADMVMVKPGLPYLDVVRRVKDEFGVPTYAYQVSGEYAMLQAAIQNGWLDGEKTILESLLAFKRAGADGILTYYAIEAAKLLKK
- a CDS encoding DUF6973 domain-containing protein, with the translated sequence MKHIKKHIQCAVLGMLVLSGCQSYQEDQSRRSKMAQFALNHPVAAQVIGMEDEGLINMTSNATRFAERSGLDDKANGDSRGTQVNAVRQALWQAAIASKFDSIIAEKAGNARLTDMELREGKDDYFSRYLADQAVDQRNNRIGRSIGSAKPDSDMKTLVASILFYYNKVGLWTASEVKNRWHIKQEKLSDGQYAEALKNIAQLDQNGMTEQERSGYKTDTLSEIKRSVKAMRQVED
- a CDS encoding DMT family transporter, with translation MAYLLASIVCSVLVSVLLKVARKQKINIEQAVAVNYIVAVTLTMLVLKPDLSNPQVFLPTWWLFAALGILLPSVFVIMGKSVDAAGIVKSDAAQRLSLFLPIIASFTLFHEQLTEGRLIGLVLAFTALFFLLWKSDGGKKSGGLSTQVMLLLGVWCGYGVIDILFKQVAKSGTAFAGNLLVAFCLAGILMFGYLFAKGSKWTKEGIVGGMILGCLNFLNIVTYISAHQIMKDNPTLVFAGMNIGVIVLGTLIGAAIFKEKISSINAAGISIAICSIACLFYWPQIRSLLG
- a CDS encoding DnaJ domain-containing protein, giving the protein MEQLNLYEILGVSQDADINVIREAYGKLVANPDIQKDAERFKAIGQAFEVLSHPEKRLAYDAAMQYERQEVKDNSFNDTAANHTANYNTGNNNMGGNVVSTSKSEVKNYVFIAYVTYALGLFIWFTPVVGVILAFIKRDEAQGSIYASHIDYLIKTFWVSLIGMVLGMLTILILIGWLILVATGIWLIYRVVVGLIKLNEDKPVPTQGWF